One window of the Anaeromyxobacter dehalogenans 2CP-C genome contains the following:
- a CDS encoding tetratricopeptide repeat protein — MTPEQRLETFRKFVEKSPDDPFARYSLAMALRSAGLGEEAAQEFRELARRVPDYVPTYLMLGQVLETLGRDGEAAQAYQDGVAVATRKQDGHAVSELTQALEAVRARGAQG, encoded by the coding sequence ATGACCCCGGAGCAGCGGCTCGAGACGTTCCGCAAGTTCGTCGAGAAGAGCCCCGACGACCCCTTCGCACGCTACTCCCTCGCCATGGCCCTGCGCTCCGCGGGCCTCGGCGAGGAGGCGGCGCAGGAGTTTCGCGAGCTCGCCCGCCGCGTTCCGGACTACGTGCCGACCTACCTCATGCTCGGGCAGGTGCTCGAGACCCTGGGGCGTGACGGCGAGGCGGCGCAGGCCTACCAGGACGGGGTCGCCGTGGCGACCCGCAAGCAGGACGGACACGCGGTGAGCGAGCTGACCCAGGCGCTCGAGGCGGTCCGCGCCAGAGGAGCTCAAGGATGA
- a CDS encoding TraR/DksA family transcriptional regulator — protein sequence MVRSAGRLTAAQLETLRGKLEAERRRVQRLLATPVETVPAEGERTEPEEVAQRSTEAAHHLGVAERERALLADIDRALAKLDAGTYGVSERTGEPIAYERLAAVPWTRVAADDEE from the coding sequence ATGGTGCGCAGCGCAGGGAGGCTCACCGCGGCGCAGCTCGAGACGCTCCGCGGGAAGCTCGAGGCGGAGCGCAGGCGCGTGCAGCGCCTGCTGGCGACGCCGGTCGAGACGGTGCCGGCGGAGGGCGAGCGCACCGAGCCCGAGGAGGTCGCGCAGCGCTCCACCGAGGCCGCCCACCACCTCGGCGTGGCGGAGCGCGAGCGCGCGCTGCTCGCCGACATCGATCGCGCGCTGGCGAAGCTGGACGCCGGCACGTACGGCGTGAGCGAGCGCACCGGCGAGCCCATCGCCTACGAGCGGCTGGCGGCGGTGCCCTGGACCCGCGTCGCGGCCGACGACGAGGAGTGA
- a CDS encoding DUF1841 family protein: MDYDADHAPDPSAWLAADEAERLRAVEAHHAGLTSHARMPKPRLHAALHLVVEAQLASGEPPEARRALERLLRGGLPRHEAVHAIGLLVANAASAALEGRTFDATTYARELDALTVEGWRAAGKE; this comes from the coding sequence GTGGACTACGACGCCGATCACGCCCCCGACCCGAGCGCCTGGCTCGCCGCGGACGAGGCCGAGCGCCTCCGCGCGGTCGAGGCGCACCACGCCGGCCTCACGTCGCACGCGCGCATGCCCAAGCCGCGCCTGCACGCCGCCCTGCACCTGGTGGTCGAGGCGCAGCTCGCGAGCGGCGAGCCGCCCGAGGCGCGCCGCGCGCTGGAGCGGCTGCTGCGGGGCGGGCTGCCGCGGCACGAGGCGGTCCACGCCATCGGCCTGCTCGTCGCGAACGCCGCCAGCGCCGCGCTGGAGGGGCGCACCTTCGACGCCACCACCTACGCCCGCGAGCTCGACGCGCTCACGGTCGAGGGCTGGCGCGCGGCCGGCAAGGAGTGA
- the crcB gene encoding fluoride efflux transporter CrcB: MARLLLVCLGGALGSGARYLTSAWALRAFGPDFPRGTLLVNVSGSFLLAGIMTASLQSEAFPPDLRLFLAAGVMGGFTTYSSFNYETLALLEQGRLAAAAGYLLATVLGCLAAAVAATLLVRWLAG; encoded by the coding sequence GTGGCCCGCCTCCTCCTCGTCTGCCTGGGCGGCGCGCTCGGGAGCGGCGCGCGCTACCTGACGTCCGCGTGGGCGCTGCGGGCGTTCGGCCCGGACTTCCCGCGCGGCACGCTGCTCGTGAACGTGTCCGGCTCGTTCCTGCTCGCCGGCATCATGACCGCATCCCTGCAGAGCGAGGCGTTCCCGCCCGACCTGCGGCTGTTCCTGGCGGCCGGGGTGATGGGCGGCTTCACCACCTACTCCTCGTTCAACTACGAGACGCTCGCGCTGCTGGAGCAGGGCCGGCTCGCGGCGGCGGCCGGGTACCTGCTCGCCACCGTGCTGGGCTGCCTCGCCGCGGCGGTCGCCGCCACGCTGCTGGTACGCTGGCTGGCGGGCTGA
- the mobA gene encoding molybdenum cofactor guanylyltransferase, with the protein MASIRIAGCTGALVAGGKATRMGGLPKGLLRVDGEPVAGRALRLFRALFDDALVVANDPAPYAALGARVIPDAIPGKGAPSGVHAALAAASTGWVFTAACDMPFLAEAPIAFLAGLRAGAPAVVVRWGGRLQPLHALWSRACLPVLEAELRAGDPSLQGLALRVGARIVEEAEWRAVDPLGRAFENANTPEDAARLGLSR; encoded by the coding sequence ATGGCGTCGATCCGGATCGCCGGCTGCACCGGGGCGCTCGTGGCGGGCGGGAAGGCCACGCGCATGGGCGGGCTCCCCAAAGGGCTGCTCCGGGTGGACGGCGAGCCGGTCGCCGGCCGCGCGCTCCGCCTGTTCCGTGCGCTGTTCGACGACGCCCTCGTCGTCGCGAACGATCCCGCGCCGTACGCGGCGCTGGGCGCGCGCGTGATCCCCGACGCCATCCCGGGCAAGGGCGCGCCCTCCGGCGTGCACGCCGCGCTCGCCGCCGCGTCCACCGGCTGGGTGTTCACCGCCGCGTGCGACATGCCGTTCCTCGCCGAGGCGCCCATCGCGTTCCTGGCCGGGCTGCGGGCCGGCGCGCCGGCGGTGGTGGTGCGCTGGGGCGGGCGGCTGCAGCCGCTGCACGCGCTCTGGTCGCGCGCGTGCCTGCCGGTGCTGGAGGCGGAGCTGCGCGCCGGGGATCCCTCGCTGCAGGGGCTGGCGCTGCGGGTGGGCGCGCGCATCGTGGAGGAGGCGGAGTGGCGCGCGGTGGATCCGCTGGGCCGCGCGTTCGAGAACGCGAACACGCCCGAGGACGCGGCGCGGCTCGGGCTCTCCCGCTGA
- a CDS encoding enoyl-ACP reductase FabI, giving the protein MSEQNETAVAHLPLGGIMKGKRALITGVANERSIAWAIAEAFRAEGAELAFTYPGEAMGKRVRPLAEQAGAKAIIDCDVSKDEDIARTAAEIGKIWPQVDVLVHSIGYAPREALDGRFADVTTRETWRIALDVSAYSLIGLARAFKPMMKPGASIVCLTYYGAEKVVRNYNVMGVAKAALECSTRYLAEDLGQDGIRVNAISAGPLKTLAAAGIKGMRSMLGENADKTPLRRNIEQDDCARAALYLCSDLARNVTGEILHVDAGQNIMGVVSMS; this is encoded by the coding sequence ATGAGCGAGCAGAACGAGACCGCGGTTGCCCACCTCCCGCTCGGCGGGATCATGAAGGGCAAGCGCGCGCTGATCACCGGCGTCGCGAACGAGCGGTCGATCGCGTGGGCCATCGCGGAGGCGTTCCGCGCCGAGGGCGCCGAGCTGGCGTTCACGTATCCCGGCGAGGCGATGGGGAAGCGCGTGCGCCCGCTGGCCGAGCAGGCCGGCGCGAAGGCCATCATCGACTGCGACGTCTCGAAGGACGAGGACATCGCGCGCACCGCCGCCGAGATCGGGAAGATCTGGCCGCAGGTGGACGTGCTGGTGCACTCGATCGGCTACGCGCCGCGCGAGGCGCTCGACGGCCGCTTCGCCGACGTCACCACCCGCGAGACCTGGCGCATCGCCCTCGACGTGTCCGCGTACTCGCTCATCGGCCTCGCCCGGGCGTTCAAGCCCATGATGAAGCCGGGCGCGTCCATCGTGTGCCTCACGTACTACGGCGCCGAGAAGGTGGTCCGGAACTACAACGTGATGGGCGTCGCGAAGGCCGCGCTGGAGTGCTCGACGCGCTACCTGGCGGAGGACCTCGGGCAGGACGGCATCCGCGTGAACGCCATCAGCGCCGGCCCGCTCAAGACGCTGGCCGCCGCCGGCATCAAGGGCATGCGCTCCATGCTCGGCGAGAACGCCGACAAGACGCCGCTGCGCCGGAACATCGAGCAGGACGACTGCGCCCGCGCCGCCCTCTACCTGTGCTCGGACCTCGCCCGCAACGTGACCGGCGAGATCCTCCACGTGGACGCCGGCCAGAACATCATGGGCGTGGTGAGCATGTCGTAG
- a CDS encoding class I SAM-dependent methyltransferase has product MTFAVPAAAYDRFMGRYSRPLAPRFLDFAGVGKGPALDVGCGPGNLAAALAERLGPAQVAAVDPSEPFVEACRARVPGADVRRASGEALPFEDGAFAAALSQLVLSFVKEPDRMAAELGRVVRPGGVVAACTFEAGGLALATAFWDAAIALDPAAPDDARIPFRRLPELQALFARAGFRELRAGTLDVEARYDDFGDDLWRSLGAGIGPMGAYLAAQPPERQALLRDGCWDRLGRPSGAFTLPARAIAVRARV; this is encoded by the coding sequence ATGACCTTCGCCGTCCCCGCCGCGGCCTACGACCGCTTCATGGGCCGTTACTCGCGACCGCTCGCGCCGCGCTTCCTCGACTTCGCCGGCGTGGGGAAGGGGCCTGCGCTCGACGTGGGCTGCGGGCCGGGCAACCTCGCCGCCGCGCTGGCCGAGCGGCTCGGGCCCGCGCAGGTGGCGGCGGTCGATCCCTCGGAGCCGTTCGTGGAGGCGTGCCGCGCGCGCGTGCCCGGCGCCGACGTGCGGCGCGCGTCCGGGGAGGCGCTGCCGTTCGAGGACGGCGCGTTCGCCGCGGCGCTCTCGCAGCTCGTGCTCTCGTTCGTGAAGGAGCCCGACCGGATGGCGGCGGAGCTGGGCCGCGTGGTGCGCCCGGGCGGCGTGGTCGCGGCGTGCACGTTCGAGGCGGGCGGGCTCGCGCTCGCGACCGCGTTCTGGGACGCGGCCATCGCGCTCGACCCCGCCGCGCCGGACGACGCGCGGATCCCGTTCCGGCGGCTGCCGGAGCTGCAGGCGCTGTTCGCGCGCGCCGGGTTCCGCGAGCTGCGGGCCGGGACGCTGGACGTCGAGGCGCGCTACGACGACTTCGGGGACGACCTGTGGCGCTCGCTCGGCGCGGGCATCGGCCCCATGGGCGCCTACCTGGCCGCCCAGCCGCCGGAGCGGCAGGCGCTCCTCCGCGACGGCTGCTGGGATCGGCTGGGACGTCCCTCCGGCGCGTTCACGCTTCCGGCCCGGGCCATCGCGGTGCGCGCCCGGGTCTGA